The Desulfatiglans anilini DSM 4660 genome includes the window TCAAGATCCGATTGCGTCAAATTTGAAGCCTAGATCCCCTCAGGATCGGTTTATACGACACATCAGCCACCTAAATCCAATAGGCAGCCAAATCGAGGTTTTTCGCGGCTTCAATTGAGACGTCGAATATAAAGTTATCTTTTGAGATGAAATGCCATGGAAGAAATCAGTTCGTTATACCCGAACATCGCGAAGCTAATCGCCGAAACCCCTTCCCCAAAGGACACGTTTCTATTCGACAGGACAGAATGTATTGATTATCCTTTTTGGGCTGAGCTTGAATATTTTCTTTTGAACAGAGAACGACTTGGCGATACCCGGGAAATTCTTCGGAAACTATGCTCAGAGGCACCATTGTCTCTTAAGATCGGCAAGGCATGGGAAAGACACCGAGACTTTAGATCTGCTCAATTCGAAATTACAGCAATATTTCTGATTGAGAAATACTTCGGTGGAAATGTGATGCTCATTCCCGAGAGCAGCGCCCCTACGCCAGACTTTGAGGTAAAGCTTAATCAAGAAAGATTTACAGTTGAGGCTAAGGTTCAAAGCGGGCAACAATTCGGTAATAAGCATCCCCGGTACAATGGCCCGATTCTATTTGATCCCAAAGAAGAGATTGACCTTCGGTCCTGGTTGTTTGAGGAAAGAATTAGTTCGCGGAACGGGAAGCCCATGGTGCCACAGGTTTTTGCAGCAGAGAAGAAAGAGGCTGATGTTCTTTTCTGCCAAACAGACTATGTCAAGACACAAGACAACCTTATGTCGCAAATATCCATTCTATGCCCTGAAAGCCAACTTGTAGAGCGAATGAGCCTGAAAGCTGCAAACCAAGAACCGATGGACGCTATATTCTTTCAAGTTACATACCCCTGCGTGCGACAAGCAACCGGGATGAAAGAGATTTGGCTTTGCGATCTAGGTAGCAGTAGCTGCAGGCTTGTAGTTTTATCAAGTGCGTACGATATTTTGAGAAATCATTTGAAATACACAAGATAACCTCGCTAATTCAGCCGACGCAAAAAACCGCGCGGCTGATTAGCCCGTTAGCTGCATCGAAGCCTATGAGCACACTATTTGGAAGTGACGTACACGCGGGGCTATCCGGCATTGAACTAGTCGAGGAGTCCTATGAGCTCGGGGAAGGCATTCTTCTTCAAAGAACCTTCGCTCACCTATTTGCTACCTTCATGATGGCATTCAAACCGGCTCCGCCAGGAAAGCACCATCCAGGTCCGTGGAAAAGTGCATCCGGTGGATTTAGTTTTGATGTGAGTGCGGAGCTACACATACCTGCTCGTATCGAATCCGATTTCGGATCGAAGATTGCGGTTGCCAGGACCTTACTATTCCTTCTGAGGCTCGGCGTCAATCCTGCAATCACACTGCCGGTATTCGCAAATTACCCGTTCGATACGCTAGCCGAAACTCCAGATGCAGCCGCAACGCTTTTTCCGTACGAAGTACAGCGGCGCCATTTCCCACTCGGTGTGGTCGGAGGGAGAGTCGATCTGGCTGCCGTATCTTGGGTAAGGGAGCGGTGGAAAACTACCCATAAACTTAGGGAAAGTAGTCCAGAGTTTGATTTTGCAGTCGAAGCAATCGACTGTGGGCAGTTCATAGAGAACCATGCATTGTCACTAATTTCCCTTTGGAGTGCTTTGGAAACCCTGTTCTCTCCTGCAAAAGCAGAACTACGGTTCAGGGTTTCAGCGCTTATAGCATCATTTCTTGAAGTGCCAGGGGCAAAGCGCGCCAAGCGGCAGAGAGAAATTACGAAACTGTATGACAAGCGATCGGCCGCTGCGCATGGAAAGCCATCACATGAATCAGATCACCTGTTGCACACATTCACTCTCGTTCGGGAGGTGCTTTTCAAGATTATTGACATGGGTCGTGTGCCAAGTAAACCTGAACTCGAGGACATGCTCTTTGGCGCGAACTAGTCCGAACCCAGCTAACTCGGCGCTCCACCCGACCCCGTACCGCGACGCGGTCTGCGTCGGGTGAGCTTGGACGTTCGGCGCAAGAAAAATGGAGGATTTTGATGGATTTGTTTACCAGGTTTAATCGAAAAAGTATCGACGATAGACAAATAGATACACTAATAGGGATAAGTAAAGGTCTTGTGGCTGACGGTAGAGTGGATCAATCAGAAGCCGAATTCCTATTAATCTGGCTAATTCAAGCCCGTCAAAATACAGACAATCCAGTAATAATGAATCTATTAAATAAAGTTTGTTATATGCTGGAGGATGGAGTCTTAGATCCAGATGAATCTGCTGAGTTACTCAGTATCCTTCACAAAATTAATGGTGAACCATCTGAAATAGGTGAATTGGCAAAAACAACATCCCTTCCAGTAGACTACCCACTCCCGTCTGTGACATTTGAAGGCATGGAATTTCTTTTTACAGGCACTTGTATATATGGCACGAGAAAACAATGTCAGGCGGCAATCGAGTCACTTGGCGGAGTAAATGCAAAAGGGGTAACAAAGAAACTTAATTATCTGATACTTGGTACTTACGTTACCGATAGCTGGGCGCATGAAACATATGGCAGAAAAATAGAAAAAGCCTTGCAATATCGAGAAGAAGGTGTGCCCCTTGTGATCATCACTGAAGAGCATTGGATAAATGAGGGTAGTCTTTCATAAACAGCGCCTAACCAGGCGCTCCACCCGACGAAAACTTCGCCGCGGTTTTCGTCGGATGAGCTTGGTCGTTCTGCAGTAGGATGAAGGATGATAACAATCGAAGGCAAGCCGATGGCAAAGAGTAGGAAATTTTCAGTATACCTTCTGAAGACCGGCTACGATGCACGGAATGCTTTAAAGGACGAGCACTCGCTGGGCGAGCCACTCACCGATGTCGAAAACCTACCAGCGGGAGCGACACTTTACCTAGCTGACAACACGCCTACTGACCCTTGGTGGAAAACATACTGGGGCATCAATCGCGACCTTCGGCAGGTGTTAAAGGGCGCAATTGTCTTCCTTCCTATCAATGGCAAGTGCGTTTCACTTACATTCGGGCATACCCATCACAATCTTAAGAATGAAGCCTATGAATACGACTTCGGACTACGTGCAACACTCAACGCGATAGACCCCGACAAGATTAGGGTTACCGATATTTTTCAACCCGAAGACGCCAAGCGGGAAAGGATCCAAAGCCCGGTCGCGTCCGATTTGACCTTCTTTGACATCAACAGCGATGAATCTATTGTTAAGCGGTTGACCGGGGCTGTCCGCTCGGAATTCCAATCGTATTTTCGGTATGTCACGGGCGCGAGCAACATCCGAATCAGCTCTAGTGTAGCGGCATCAGAAATCAGCAACCTATGTTCCAAGTTGCTTGAGATCTACGAGAGGGATGACTTCAAGACAGCCTTCCCCAACATCCAAAACATCACCCCAATCAAGGATCCGTCCACCATTCAGCAACTTGACGCTCGGCTTCTTGAGGCATTTCGAGAGGAGTCGATAGACCTAGTGCTTACCATTCCCGAGATCTTGGACCACGAGAGCGCTTTCCATATTGCGTATAGTGGTGCGCACGGTTCTCGAAAGACTTACGATAGCGTCTTCATTGGCCACTACCGTCAGTTTCTAAGCTCACGCAGCATTGATGATGTGGAGCTCTGCCATATGAAGCACCACCGGATGAATATCAAGGACGAGAATAACAATACAAGGGAGAGCTTTTCAATCTATCAGTGCATGTTGTTCGATTGCGTACACAGCGGCAGCCATTACCACCTATGCGATGGCAGCTGGTATCGCATCGAACAAGACTACATCCGCCAATTGAAGGAGAATCTTGACCCTTACTTTAAGGAGCACTCTGTCCTGCAGGAATGCGACGAAAAGTGGGAGGACAGCTACAATGAGTCAGTTGCTACATCCAATACCGACTATGTATGTTTAGACAAGACGAACATCTCACCGGAGGGGCAGAGTGCAGTAGAACCATGCGACCTTTATACAGTGAATCGCGGTACAGCTAATCTGATACACATCAAGATCTCGACCCGGTCGGCATCGCTTAGCCACCTTTTCAATCAGGGCACGAACTCAGTCGAGCTCTTACGTCTTAACGGGGACGCTAGAGATAAGTTGAAAAATCTGCTTCAACCCGATCAGAGAACTCCGGTTGATGACACAAAGTTTGCTGTGACTTATGGCATTATCACCGCAAAGGACAAGGCTAAGAAATCTGATGCTCTGCCCATATTCTCCCGGATCAGCCTGCGGAGAGCCATCCAGTCGCTCAGACTCATGGCGATTGACTGCGATGTCGTCTTGATAAAGGACAATATAGACAGGAAGGTCGGAAGTTTGTCCAGCTAGCCAAGACCAAGAGGAAGGAGCAGATAATCAGGGGCTGGTGAGGTGCGTGCCTCTTGTACTTGGTGAAGGCGAGAGTGCAGAGGCAATGCTTCAAGCGGACCCGGGTCCACGCGGGGCACATTGGATGGTGTTGCCAGGTAGCTCTTCGGCCGCGTGGTCCCGGTCCACTTAAGCTTGATTTCGGCACAAACAAGGCCGGTGGACAACGAATTAAGAAGCATTACTACTGTCGGTTTGTCCGTTCCGCCTAATGCGGCAAAGCCGCAGGTTCGGACTTTCTGACGGGGCATGTTTACTTGCGCGGGACTGCTCAGACTAGACGCCGGATGCGTCGCTCGTATCGACGTCGAGCCGTAACCATCCATGGTGCCCCGCTCAATGGAGAATATATATGTACATTGCCAAGCTCGCCATCACCAATTTCCGCTGTTTCCGCCAAACGACGGTCGACTTCCAACCGGGGATCAACGTGATCCTGGGGGAGAACAACGCGGGCAAGACAGCCCTTCTACGCGCGCTGCGGCTAGTGTTCGACCGCTCCGGCCGTCAGCATCCCGATCTCCCCGATTTCTACCAGGGCATCGCCGACTTCACGAAAGCCCCAAAGATCTCCATCGCCGCGACCCTGCGATCGTCAACGGCCGATAGCATTGACGACAAGGCCCTCGTGGCAACCTGGCTCACCAAATTGGACGCTCCCTGGGAAGCTCAGCTCACCTACGAATTCTTCCTTCCCGACGAAGAGGTTCCGGCATTCACCGCAGCGTGCGGGGCGGCACCCGACCGCGACCGATTCTTCAGCGTCGTACAGCAGTTCATGCCCAAGTACGTCGCCCGCATCTTCGCCGGACTCCCGGAGAACCGGCTCGTGGCCGAGCCCGACGCCCTGGCGAAGTTCGACTGCCACACCGTCGATGCGATCCGTGACGTCGAATCCGAACTGTTTGCAGGTACGAATCCCCTGCTGCGCACGATGCTGCGACAGGTGCTCGACCATGATGCCGACGAGGCTGAGACCCTCAGGCGCCGTCGCCATTTCCGCACCCTTACGCAAGATGCCCGTTCTAACCTAACGGGCCGCATGAATCTCGACGCACTCTTCCAACTCGCTAAGGACACGGGAGCGGCTGACGGCGGGACCCCAATCCTGCGTGACGCCATCGACGAAGACGACTTCATTGCCGCTCTACGTCTCTACATCGACCGGGCGCCGTTCACGGTCCCCGCAACTCATAACGGTCTCGGGTACAACAACCTAGTGTACATCTCCCTGCTCTTAGCCAGTTTGCAGTTCAAAGCGTCGGTGCCCCGGCGGGGCCAGAATGCAATCCTCTTCCCCATACTCCTCATCGAGGAACCTGAAGCACACCTCCACCCGTCGCTCCAGTACAAGTTGCTTAAGTACATCCAGAAGCGGCTCTCGCCTGAAAAGACCAGTCGGCAGGTTTTCCTCACGACCCATTCGACGCACATCACCGCTGCTTCGGGAATTGAACCAATCATCTGCCTGAACCTCTGCGAAGCCGATGGCGGCGTCCACGTCGCTTATCCCGCCCGCGTCTTTGGCGAGAGCCCGGAAGGCAAAGCGTCCCGTAACTATGTCGAACGGTACCTGGATGCCACCAAATCCAACATGCTGTTTGCGAAGGGCGTCATCTTCGTGGAAGGGATCGCGGAACAACTGCTGGTTCCCTGTCTTTCCCATTGCATTGGCCGGCCCATCGAAGCCCACCACGTCGCGGTTATTGCAGTGGGAGGCGTGACCTTCAAGCACTTCCTGCCGCTCTTCGGCGCCGGGGAAGACGAAACTCTCCGTCGCTATGCGCTACGTCGTCGCGTCGCGTGTATGGTGGATGCCGATCCGGCTCGCAAGGCCAAGAAGACCAAGGGCGCGCGGCGTCAGAAATGCTGGCCGTACGTCCTGCACCGCGACTGCAACACCTACGACTACTTCCCCGTGTCCGGCGTCGTCAGCAATTTGCAGACCATGCGAGACCGATCGCCCGGGAATATCAAGATCTGCGTCGGCAGCAAGACCCTGGAGTACGACCTGGGCCTCGCGAACGCACAACTCCCCCTCCTCGTCACGCCGTCTTGCGAGCACGAGGCGGATCTTCGCGCCCTGGCGGAGACCGCAGCGACGTTGCCGGCTCCCCTCCAATCCCTGCTCGACGGTGAAGGAATCGATACCCTCGATGCGCTGGCGGCTCATGCGGACAAAGCGAAACACCGGTTCGCCACTTGCTACCTGCTCTGTGTCGAGAATGCCAAGGGAGAGCATGCCCTTGTGGTGGAACGGCAGCTCCGCGAGAACGCCTCGAAGCCGGAGGCAGACCGCGAGCCGTTTGTATGTCCGGATTACATCAAAGACGCAATCGAGTGGACCTGCGTGTTCGATACGACGGAGGCTCCTCGTGCCTGAGAAACTGGAAATCGATTCCGGCACGCCCCTCACCGACATTGAACGCCATTTCCGCGTCGTGGCTGGGCCGGGGGCCGGTAAGACCCACTGGCTAGTGAACCACATAAAGCACGTCGTTGCAAGGTCTAAGCGGCTCTCTCCCGCGTCCCGCGTTGCGTGCATCTCGTACACGAACGTTGCCGTGAATGAGATTCTCACTCGGCTCAGTTCGGCCGCCACTCAGGTGGATGTCTCCACTATTCACAGTTTCCTCTACCGCAATGTTGTCCGGCCGTACCTCCACCTGCTGCGGGATGGTGACGGCCAGCCCCTCGTCGCGTTCGCATCCGTCGACGGTCACGATGAACACCAC containing:
- a CDS encoding HEPN domain-containing protein; protein product: MSTLFGSDVHAGLSGIELVEESYELGEGILLQRTFAHLFATFMMAFKPAPPGKHHPGPWKSASGGFSFDVSAELHIPARIESDFGSKIAVARTLLFLLRLGVNPAITLPVFANYPFDTLAETPDAAATLFPYEVQRRHFPLGVVGGRVDLAAVSWVRERWKTTHKLRESSPEFDFAVEAIDCGQFIENHALSLISLWSALETLFSPAKAELRFRVSALIASFLEVPGAKRAKRQREITKLYDKRSAAAHGKPSHESDHLLHTFTLVREVLFKIIDMGRVPSKPELEDMLFGAN
- a CDS encoding ATP-dependent nuclease; this encodes MYIAKLAITNFRCFRQTTVDFQPGINVILGENNAGKTALLRALRLVFDRSGRQHPDLPDFYQGIADFTKAPKISIAATLRSSTADSIDDKALVATWLTKLDAPWEAQLTYEFFLPDEEVPAFTAACGAAPDRDRFFSVVQQFMPKYVARIFAGLPENRLVAEPDALAKFDCHTVDAIRDVESELFAGTNPLLRTMLRQVLDHDADEAETLRRRRHFRTLTQDARSNLTGRMNLDALFQLAKDTGAADGGTPILRDAIDEDDFIAALRLYIDRAPFTVPATHNGLGYNNLVYISLLLASLQFKASVPRRGQNAILFPILLIEEPEAHLHPSLQYKLLKYIQKRLSPEKTSRQVFLTTHSTHITAASGIEPIICLNLCEADGGVHVAYPARVFGESPEGKASRNYVERYLDATKSNMLFAKGVIFVEGIAEQLLVPCLSHCIGRPIEAHHVAVIAVGGVTFKHFLPLFGAGEDETLRRYALRRRVACMVDADPARKAKKTKGARRQKCWPYVLHRDCNTYDYFPVSGVVSNLQTMRDRSPGNIKICVGSKTLEYDLGLANAQLPLLVTPSCEHEADLRALAETAATLPAPLQSLLDGEGIDTLDALAAHADKAKHRFATCYLLCVENAKGEHALVVERQLRENASKPEADREPFVCPDYIKDAIEWTCVFDTTEAPRA
- a CDS encoding DUF6119 family protein gives rise to the protein MITIEGKPMAKSRKFSVYLLKTGYDARNALKDEHSLGEPLTDVENLPAGATLYLADNTPTDPWWKTYWGINRDLRQVLKGAIVFLPINGKCVSLTFGHTHHNLKNEAYEYDFGLRATLNAIDPDKIRVTDIFQPEDAKRERIQSPVASDLTFFDINSDESIVKRLTGAVRSEFQSYFRYVTGASNIRISSSVAASEISNLCSKLLEIYERDDFKTAFPNIQNITPIKDPSTIQQLDARLLEAFREESIDLVLTIPEILDHESAFHIAYSGAHGSRKTYDSVFIGHYRQFLSSRSIDDVELCHMKHHRMNIKDENNNTRESFSIYQCMLFDCVHSGSHYHLCDGSWYRIEQDYIRQLKENLDPYFKEHSVLQECDEKWEDSYNESVATSNTDYVCLDKTNISPEGQSAVEPCDLYTVNRGTANLIHIKISTRSASLSHLFNQGTNSVELLRLNGDARDKLKNLLQPDQRTPVDDTKFAVTYGIITAKDKAKKSDALPIFSRISLRRAIQSLRLMAIDCDVVLIKDNIDRKVGSLSS
- a CDS encoding BRCT domain-containing protein encodes the protein MDLFTRFNRKSIDDRQIDTLIGISKGLVADGRVDQSEAEFLLIWLIQARQNTDNPVIMNLLNKVCYMLEDGVLDPDESAELLSILHKINGEPSEIGELAKTTSLPVDYPLPSVTFEGMEFLFTGTCIYGTRKQCQAAIESLGGVNAKGVTKKLNYLILGTYVTDSWAHETYGRKIEKALQYREEGVPLVIITEEHWINEGSLS